The uncultured Desulfatiglans sp. DNA window GCGGCCGGAACGGCATCCGCCACAGCATAGCCCAGACGTAGCCCCGGAATGGCATAAAGCTTGGTCATAGAGCGCACCACCACGATGTTGGGGCGCCCGGCATGGATGAGACTCCGGTAATTCGGTACGAAGTCCGCGAAGGCCTCGTCCACCACAAAAAAGGTGTCCCCATGCCGGTGGGCCAGATCCAGCAGCTGGCTGGTTTCGAAGAGCTTCCCGGTGGGATTGTTGGGCTGGCCCAGAACGACCATCTCCCCTCCCTCGAGCTTCTCTTCGAGTTCGCCCCAGGGGACGGAGAATCCGTCGCTTTCTGGGAGGATCACCTCCTCGATGGACAGGCCTTCACGCAGCGCCGCAGTCCGGTAATCCAGGTAACTGGGGACGGGAAGCACCGCCCGCGATACGCCCAGCACCCGCGGCAGAGCGAACAGAATCTCCGTGGAGCCGTTGCCTACGACGATCCTTTCCGGCCGGATGCCGTGATGGGCACCCAATGCGGCGGCCAGCCCGGAGGCGTAGGGATCGGGGTAGTGGACCGCCTCGCTCAGGCCGCGGTTGACGAGGCTGCGCAGGAATGCGGGTGGACCCTCAGGGTTGATGGAGGCCGAAAAGTCGAGGATTTTATCCCTGGGCAAACCCGCCCGCGCCGCCAGCAGGCCGATATTTCCACCGTGTCCAGGATTCATCGGGCATCTCCTTGGTTTCCATTCGGAACGGGTCTTCTCGCCGATCGCGGCGTCGAAGTGCACATCAGTTTGTGCGGCCTTCACTGCGCCGCCCTCTGGCGATGGACTGATTGATGCTCATGAGATCGGCGAAAAATCCTCATCTCCGGCGTCGCACCCTTGCCGTACCGGATCATTCGTTTCGGGTGGAGGCCCATCAGGAGTCCGAGCGAGCCGGTACCGCACGATGAAGGTCTCCGAAACAAAAAATCCCGACCCTCCGTGTGCAGAGTCGGGATGCCGTATTCCATCCGAACCGCAGCCGTTCCTTTTCCGCGGGAATCGAAGCTGCAACACCACCCGAGCAGGTCTTCCGGCTTCCGGATCATCCTACCGGCCGCGCCTTCCCATCCTATCGGACAGTGGCATTTCGCGGCTTTCGTTCCCGGTTACGGCGGCGGGTCCGCGACGGCTTCTCACCGTCTTCCCTCTGAAGCCATCGTAGATGGCCACTCGGTTGGTGAAATGTGGCACATCGATCCATCAGCGGTCAACTGGTTTTTCAACTCGGCGGCTTGAAGGGTGATGCAACCGGTGCCGAACGATGCATAGGATCGCCGATAATCATTGGTTTTAACATGAAAAATTTTGGCTCAGCCCCGTGAGGGCGGGGCCTAGTATCCGAGGGGAGGTGCTCCGGGAACAGCGCTGATGGGTTGCGGCAGGGGGATTGGAAAGGAGAACCGGTCTTCTCGAAGAGAAGAATGCTCATGGTTTACACCGGAACGTTGGGACAGATCTCGGGTGATGGTGATGGGAGAAAGATCGTCCGACCGGCAGCAGATGGTCCTGAACCGCCCACGTTGCACCCCGGACCGCTGGCTTTCCACCCGTGTCCGCCCGCTGAAGGATGTTTTTTTCTTGACAGGTTTTATGGCGCCTGCTATCAAGCGCGCAGTTGTTCAGGTGCTCGTGAAGAGCCTAACAGGGAACCCCGTGCGAATCGGGGACGGACCCGCCGCTGTAACCCCTCCCTTTTCAGCTTGAGAAGGGAACTGCTTTGGCACCAATGGCCACTGCCCGTCATAAGCCGGGTGGGAAGGCCGCCGGAGTGGGGGGGAAGTCAGAAGACCTGCCTGATCGCATGGCCCTCGTATCTCGTGGTATGGGTAGGGGCTGAAGATTCTTGAGGGATAAAAATGGGGAATCCCCGGATCGACGTTGTCGACCGGGGATTTTTTTGCTTTTGGCCCTGGATCAACTGGGGCGCAAGAAACCCTCTCCTGATCACGGGGGGTCCGGGTGCAGGGGGGAAACCCCCTCACCCGGCATCATCGAAAAGGGGTCATCCGGAAACCGGGTTGCACCGGGGTGTCATTTCCGGATGGAGGATGGAGAGACCCTCCGGTGCCGGTCCTGGCGGATCTGCCGCTTTGGGGAAGGTGTGCCGGGGGTTGGTCCGCCCGCCCGGGATCAAGGGTTTCCATATTGAGGCGTGCAGGGAAGGGCCCTGTCTTCCGGTACGCCTCGAGGAGCGCAGAAAGACGGATGACCGCTATGACCGAAGACGAGCATCGGATTGCAGCACGCCCCCGGGAGTCCGGACTCCTGATCGTGCACACCGGCAACGGAAAAGGCAAAACGACGGCCGCGATGGGGTTGGCCCTGCGGGCCGTCGGCCAGGGCTTTCGGGTGCTGATGATCCAGTTTGTCAAGGGGAGCCGGCACTACGGGGAGTTGGAGGCGGCAAAGCACCTCCATCCCCGGTTTGAAATCCTCCCCCTTGGCCTGGGCATGATGCGGCCTTTCGGGCGGGAGCCCGGGGCCAAGGACAGGG harbors:
- a CDS encoding hypothetical protein (Evidence 5 : Unknown function), producing MVMGERSSDRQQMVLNRPRCTPDRWLSTRVRPLKDVFFLTGFMAPAIKRAVVQVLVKSLTGNPVRIGDGPAAVTPPFSA
- a CDS encoding hypothetical protein (Evidence 5 : Unknown function) encodes the protein MQSRDAVFHPNRSRSFSAGIEAATPPEQVFRLPDHPTGRAFPSYRTVAFRGFRSRLRRRVRDGFSPSSL
- a CDS encoding hypothetical protein (Evidence 5 : Unknown function); amino-acid sequence: MIRKPEDLLGWCCSFDSRGKGTAAVRMEYGIPTLHTEGRDFLFRRPSSCGTGSLGLLMGLHPKRMIRYGKGATPEMRIFRRSHEHQSVHRQRAAQ